A region from the Streptomyces lydicus genome encodes:
- a CDS encoding RNA polymerase sigma factor SigF produces the protein MAAGATIPEQQARPHPVGVDDHGGRLDAAEQAERADHMEQSEQPGQQAHQHDAPAPEHQLQDHQHAQEPHDRSGARALFYELRTLPDGSPERAELRNTLVRMHLPLVEHLARRFRNRGEPLDDLTQVATIGLIKSVDRFDPERGVEFSTYATPTVVGEIKRHFRDKGWAVRVPRRLQELRLSLTTATAELSQRHGRAPTVHELAEHLAISEEEVLEGLESANAYSTLSLDVPDTDDESPAVADTLGAEDEALEGVEYRESLKPLLEDLPPREKKILLLRFFGNMTQSQIAQEVGISQMHVSRLLARTLAQLRDKLLVEE, from the coding sequence ATGGCGGCCGGTGCGACCATCCCCGAGCAGCAGGCCCGGCCGCATCCGGTGGGAGTGGACGACCACGGCGGCCGGTTGGACGCGGCGGAGCAGGCAGAGCGGGCGGACCACATGGAGCAGAGCGAGCAGCCGGGGCAGCAGGCGCATCAGCACGATGCACCGGCCCCCGAACACCAGCTGCAGGATCACCAGCATGCGCAGGAGCCGCACGACCGCAGCGGCGCCCGTGCGCTGTTCTACGAGCTGCGCACGCTGCCCGACGGCTCCCCGGAGCGCGCCGAGCTGCGCAACACCCTCGTGCGGATGCACCTCCCGCTCGTCGAGCATCTGGCCCGGCGCTTCCGCAACCGCGGCGAGCCGCTGGACGATCTGACCCAGGTCGCCACCATCGGTCTGATCAAGTCCGTGGACCGCTTCGACCCGGAGCGCGGCGTGGAGTTCTCCACGTACGCCACCCCCACCGTCGTCGGCGAGATCAAACGGCACTTCCGCGACAAGGGCTGGGCGGTCCGCGTCCCGCGCCGCCTCCAGGAGCTGCGGCTGTCGCTGACCACCGCGACCGCCGAGCTGTCCCAGCGGCACGGCCGTGCACCCACGGTCCACGAGCTCGCCGAGCATCTGGCGATCTCCGAGGAGGAGGTCCTGGAGGGTCTGGAGTCGGCCAACGCCTACAGCACACTCTCCCTGGACGTCCCGGACACCGACGACGAGTCCCCGGCCGTCGCCGACACCCTCGGCGCGGAGGACGAGGCGCTGGAGGGCGTGGAGTACCGCGAATCCCTCAAGCCGCTGCTGGAGGACCTGCCCCCGCGCGAGAAGAAGATCCTGCTGCTGCGCTTCTTCGGCAATATGACCCAGTCGCAGATCGCCCAGGAGGTCGGCATCTCCCAGATGCACGTCTCCCGCCTTCTGGCCCGCACCCTCGCCCAGCTGCGCGACAAGCTGCTCGTCGAGGAGTGA
- a CDS encoding diacylglycerol/lipid kinase family protein, which translates to MRALLVVNPAATTTSARTREVLTHALASDLKLEVAQTQYRGHARDLARQATESGETDLVVALGGDGTVNEVVNGLLANGPDPDSHPRLAVVPGGSTNVFARALGLPNDVVEATGALLDALRDGTERTIGLGLAAGTPGTEDEGVPERWFTFCAGFGFDAGVVGRVEQQRERGKRSTHALYVRQVVRQFLGEANRRRGIITLERPGGTEGPAERDENLALAIICNTAPWSYLGNRPIYPSPDASFDTGLDLFALSKLSPPAVTRYVTQLLTSTPERGPRGKHALSLHDLTNFTLHSPVPLPFQMDGDHLGLRTSVTFTGVRRALRVIV; encoded by the coding sequence ATGCGCGCACTTCTCGTGGTCAATCCGGCAGCAACCACCACCAGTGCCCGCACCCGCGAAGTGCTCACCCACGCGCTCGCCAGCGACCTCAAGCTGGAGGTCGCGCAGACGCAGTACCGCGGGCATGCCCGTGATCTCGCCCGGCAGGCCACCGAGAGCGGGGAGACCGACCTGGTGGTGGCGCTCGGCGGCGACGGCACAGTCAACGAGGTCGTCAACGGCCTGCTGGCCAACGGCCCCGATCCGGACTCCCATCCCCGGCTGGCCGTCGTCCCCGGCGGCTCCACCAATGTCTTCGCCCGCGCGCTGGGCCTGCCCAATGACGTCGTGGAGGCGACCGGCGCCCTGCTGGACGCGCTGCGCGACGGCACCGAGCGCACCATCGGCCTGGGGCTGGCCGCGGGCACCCCGGGGACCGAGGACGAGGGCGTGCCGGAGCGCTGGTTCACCTTCTGCGCCGGCTTCGGTTTCGACGCCGGCGTCGTCGGCCGGGTCGAGCAGCAGCGCGAACGCGGCAAGCGTTCGACCCACGCCCTGTACGTGCGACAGGTCGTACGGCAGTTCCTGGGCGAGGCGAACCGCCGGCGGGGCATCATCACGCTCGAACGCCCTGGCGGCACCGAGGGCCCCGCGGAGCGCGACGAGAACCTGGCGCTGGCCATAATCTGCAACACCGCTCCGTGGTCCTACCTGGGCAATCGGCCGATCTACCCGTCCCCGGACGCCTCGTTCGACACGGGCCTGGACCTGTTCGCACTGAGCAAGCTCTCCCCGCCCGCTGTGACCCGGTATGTCACCCAGCTGCTGACGTCAACGCCCGAGCGCGGCCCCCGGGGCAAGCACGCACTCTCACTTCACGACCTCACGAACTTCACCTTGCATTCGCCGGTCCCCCTGCCGTTCCAGATGGACGGTGACCACCTGGGGCTGCGTACGAGTGTGACGTTCACAGGCGTACGCCGTGCACTGCGTGTGATTGTGTGA
- a CDS encoding WhiB family transcriptional regulator, producing the protein MDWRHRAVCREEDPELFFPIGNTGPALLQIEEAKAVCRRCPVMEQCLQWALESGQDSGVWGGLSEDERRAMKRRAARNRARNASA; encoded by the coding sequence ATGGACTGGCGTCACCGCGCCGTTTGCCGCGAAGAAGACCCCGAGCTCTTCTTCCCCATCGGCAACACCGGTCCTGCGCTCCTGCAGATCGAGGAAGCCAAGGCCGTCTGCCGCCGCTGCCCCGTCATGGAGCAGTGCCTGCAGTGGGCGCTCGAGTCCGGCCAGGACTCCGGCGTCTGGGGTGGTCTGAGCGAGGACGAGCGCCGCGCGATGAAGCGCCGTGCCGCTCGTAACCGGGCGCGCAACGCCAGCGCCTGA
- a CDS encoding Na+/H+ antiporter codes for MTVMPLFLLVAGSAAVAGLARRTPVPAPLLLVTAGLAASYIPGIPDYTLDPHIVLPLVLPPLLHTAALDSSYLDLRANLRPVALLSVGYVLFATLAVGGVAYLVIPGLPLTAALVLGAVVAPPDAVAATAIARRLGLPHRITTILQGESLFNDATAITAYKVLLAAALGAGATWGDGIREFAVASLGGIGIGVVLMVPLHWLRVRLRESALLENTLSLLIPFVAYAAAEQLHASGVLAVVVVGLYLGHRSWQVDFETRLQEAAVWKVVSFVLESAVFALIGLQLRVVLRGLGEFGAAQALWYAAVMFLVVVVARFVWVFPGTYLPRALSARIRAREPDTNWKSPVVVGWAGMRGVVSLAIAFSLPATVPGGGAFPARNLVLFLTFTTVIATLVVQGLTLPPLIRALKLPGPDPQRETLAEAQAQNEASRAAEERLEELLRDERNALPGPLADRLRTIMERRRNSVWERLGAVNEVTGESADQTYRRLAREMIEAERRVFVQLRDGGRIDDEMLRTLLRRLDLEEAAAYREEAS; via the coding sequence ATGACAGTGATGCCGCTGTTTTTGCTGGTCGCCGGGAGCGCGGCGGTCGCCGGGCTGGCGCGCCGTACCCCTGTTCCCGCGCCGCTGCTGCTGGTCACCGCGGGACTCGCGGCGTCCTACATCCCGGGCATCCCGGACTACACCCTCGATCCGCACATCGTGCTGCCGCTGGTGCTGCCCCCGCTGCTGCACACCGCGGCGCTGGACAGTTCGTACCTGGATCTGCGGGCCAATCTGCGGCCGGTGGCGCTGCTGTCGGTCGGCTATGTCCTGTTCGCGACCCTGGCGGTCGGCGGTGTGGCCTACCTCGTCATCCCGGGGCTGCCGCTGACCGCCGCGCTCGTGCTGGGGGCGGTCGTCGCCCCGCCGGACGCCGTCGCGGCCACCGCCATCGCCCGCAGGCTCGGGCTGCCGCACCGGATCACCACCATCCTGCAGGGCGAATCGCTGTTCAACGACGCCACCGCGATCACCGCCTACAAGGTGCTGCTGGCCGCGGCCCTCGGGGCCGGCGCCACCTGGGGCGACGGGATCAGGGAATTCGCCGTCGCCTCACTGGGCGGCATCGGTATCGGTGTCGTCCTGATGGTGCCGCTGCACTGGCTGCGCGTCCGGCTGCGCGAGTCGGCGCTGCTGGAGAACACCCTCTCGCTGCTCATCCCGTTCGTCGCCTACGCGGCGGCCGAGCAGCTGCACGCCTCCGGGGTGCTCGCCGTCGTCGTGGTCGGCCTCTACCTGGGGCACCGCTCCTGGCAGGTCGACTTCGAGACCCGGCTCCAGGAGGCCGCCGTGTGGAAGGTGGTCTCCTTCGTCCTGGAGTCCGCCGTCTTCGCGCTGATCGGGCTGCAGCTGCGGGTCGTGCTGCGCGGGCTGGGGGAGTTCGGCGCGGCGCAGGCCCTCTGGTACGCGGCCGTGATGTTCCTCGTCGTGGTCGTGGCACGTTTCGTGTGGGTCTTTCCCGGGACCTATCTGCCGCGCGCCCTGTCGGCCCGGATCCGGGCCCGGGAGCCGGACACCAACTGGAAGTCGCCGGTCGTGGTCGGCTGGGCCGGGATGCGCGGTGTGGTGTCGCTGGCCATCGCGTTCTCCCTCCCCGCCACCGTGCCCGGCGGCGGCGCCTTCCCGGCCCGCAACCTCGTGCTCTTCCTGACCTTCACCACCGTCATCGCCACCCTGGTCGTCCAGGGCCTGACGCTGCCCCCGCTGATCCGTGCGCTGAAGCTGCCGGGGCCGGACCCCCAGCGGGAGACGCTTGCCGAGGCGCAGGCGCAGAACGAGGCCTCGCGGGCCGCCGAGGAGCGCCTGGAGGAGCTGCTGCGGGACGAGCGCAACGCCCTGCCGGGGCCGCTCGCCGACCGGCTGCGCACGATCATGGAGCGGCGCCGCAACTCGGTGTGGGAGCGGCTGGGTGCGGTCAACGAGGTGACCGGGGAGTCCGCCGACCAGACCTACCGGCGGCTGGCCCGCGAGATGATCGAGGCCGAGCGGCGGGTGTTCGTCCAGCTGCGGGACGGCGGCCGGATCGACGACGAGATGCTGCGGACGCTGCTGCGCAGGCTGGACCTGGAGGAGGCGGCGGCCTACCGGGAGGAGGCCTCGTAG
- a CDS encoding helix-turn-helix transcriptional regulator — MSGGYRERASRLAGAVLWTRTAVPSARPVLPDGCTDLIWSEGGRLLVAGPDTGPHFPGDVVPGVLPHGPGGAPGPAGTEGTPFVGLRFAPGQGPAVFGVPAHELRNRRVPLADLWPAGRVRELAGRLAAARESGDGSGAGDVGGVGGVGRVLEEAAGARLQEADAATAGGRTAAVAAGLARGRPVAEVARSVALSERQLHRLSLDAFGYGPKTLTRVLRFVRALDLARSGLPRAQVAACAGYADQAHLAREVKALAGAPMGALLAPG, encoded by the coding sequence GTGTCCGGCGGATACCGGGAGCGGGCGTCGCGGCTGGCGGGCGCGGTGTTGTGGACCCGCACGGCGGTGCCCTCGGCCCGGCCGGTGCTGCCCGACGGCTGTACGGACCTGATCTGGAGCGAGGGCGGACGGCTGCTGGTGGCCGGGCCGGACACCGGGCCGCATTTCCCGGGAGACGTGGTGCCCGGCGTCCTCCCGCATGGCCCTGGGGGCGCGCCCGGCCCGGCGGGGACGGAAGGCACCCCGTTCGTGGGGCTGCGGTTCGCACCGGGGCAGGGGCCGGCCGTCTTCGGTGTACCGGCCCATGAACTGCGCAACCGCCGGGTGCCGTTGGCGGACCTGTGGCCCGCCGGGCGGGTACGGGAGCTCGCCGGGCGGCTGGCGGCGGCACGGGAGTCGGGGGACGGGAGCGGCGCGGGGGACGTGGGTGGTGTCGGCGGTGTCGGACGTGTGCTGGAGGAGGCGGCCGGGGCCCGACTCCAGGAGGCCGACGCCGCCACGGCAGGGGGCCGGACCGCCGCCGTCGCCGCGGGGCTCGCCCGCGGCCGCCCGGTCGCCGAGGTGGCGAGGTCCGTCGCGCTCAGCGAACGCCAGCTGCACCGCCTCAGCCTGGACGCGTTCGGGTACGGCCCCAAAACCCTGACCCGGGTGCTCCGGTTCGTCCGCGCGCTCGATCTGGCGCGCTCCGGGCTGCCCCGCGCACAGGTCGCGGCCTGCGCCGGATACGCGGACCAGGCGCATCTCGCCCGCGAGGTGAAGGCGCTGGCGGGGGCCCCGATGGGGGCGCTGCTCGCCCCGGGTTAG
- a CDS encoding GNAT family N-acetyltransferase encodes MIRAATPDDVPVILAMIGELAAYEREPEAAQATAPQLKEALFGPQPAVFALIAEDGGAPVGFALWFRNFSTWTGTHGVYLEDLYVRPEARGDGHGKALLAALAEICVARGYERFEWSVLDWNEPSIGFYRSIGAQPMDEWTVFRLTGEALHNLAGTSRVNGA; translated from the coding sequence ATGATCCGCGCAGCGACCCCCGACGACGTCCCCGTCATCCTGGCCATGATCGGCGAGCTGGCGGCGTACGAGCGCGAGCCCGAGGCCGCGCAGGCCACCGCGCCGCAGCTGAAGGAGGCCCTGTTCGGTCCGCAGCCGGCCGTCTTCGCGCTGATCGCGGAGGACGGCGGCGCCCCGGTCGGCTTCGCCCTGTGGTTCCGGAACTTCTCGACGTGGACGGGCACGCACGGTGTCTACCTGGAGGACCTGTACGTCCGCCCCGAGGCGCGCGGCGACGGCCACGGCAAGGCGCTGCTCGCGGCCCTCGCGGAGATCTGTGTGGCCCGTGGATACGAGCGTTTCGAGTGGTCAGTCCTGGATTGGAATGAACCGTCCATCGGTTTTTACCGGTCGATCGGTGCTCAGCCCATGGACGAATGGACGGTCTTCCGGCTCACTGGAGAGGCACTGCACAACCTTGCGGGCACCTCGCGTGTCAACGGAGCGTAA
- a CDS encoding glutaminase — protein MDYQAVLEEVAAHARPYVRRGRVADYIPALERVSADRFGIAVADIHGEVYGVGDWEIPFSVQSISKAFSLALVMSQSHDGHDDIWRRVGREPSGTPFNSLVQLEAEDGIPRNPFINAGALVVTDRLQTLTGDASTSMLHFLREESGNPDLAFDQAVADSEAEHGDRNAALAHFMASFGNLENPVPSVIEHYFWQCSIEMSCRDLAVAGGFLARHGLRADGSRLLEAREAKRINAVMLTCGTYDAAGEFAYRVGLPAKSGVGGGIIAVIPGRCTLCVWSPGLDARGNSVAGAAALDHFTTLTGWSVF, from the coding sequence ATGGACTACCAGGCCGTTCTCGAGGAGGTAGCGGCCCACGCCAGGCCGTATGTGCGACGGGGCAGGGTCGCCGACTACATACCGGCACTGGAACGGGTGTCGGCGGACCGTTTCGGGATCGCGGTGGCGGATATCCACGGCGAGGTGTACGGCGTCGGCGACTGGGAGATCCCGTTTTCCGTCCAGTCCATCTCCAAGGCCTTCTCGCTGGCGCTGGTGATGTCGCAGAGCCATGACGGCCACGACGACATCTGGAGGCGGGTGGGCCGCGAGCCGTCCGGTACGCCGTTCAACTCGCTGGTCCAGCTGGAGGCGGAGGACGGCATCCCGCGCAACCCGTTCATCAACGCGGGCGCGCTGGTGGTCACCGACCGGCTGCAGACCCTCACCGGCGATGCCAGCACCTCGATGCTGCACTTCCTGCGCGAGGAGAGCGGCAACCCGGACCTCGCCTTCGACCAGGCGGTGGCCGACTCCGAGGCGGAACACGGTGACCGCAACGCCGCGCTGGCGCATTTCATGGCGTCCTTCGGCAATCTGGAGAACCCCGTCCCCAGCGTCATCGAGCACTACTTCTGGCAGTGCTCGATCGAGATGAGCTGCCGGGATCTGGCCGTCGCCGGCGGTTTCCTCGCCCGTCACGGGCTGCGCGCCGACGGCAGCCGTCTGCTGGAGGCCCGCGAGGCCAAGCGGATCAATGCGGTGATGCTGACCTGTGGGACGTATGACGCGGCGGGGGAGTTCGCCTACCGCGTCGGGCTGCCCGCGAAGAGCGGCGTCGGCGGCGGCATCATCGCCGTGATCCCGGGGCGCTGCACGCTGTGCGTATGGAGCCCCGGGCTCGACGCCCGCGGCAATTCGGTGGCGGGCGCCGCGGCGCTGGACCACTTCACGACGCTGACGGGATGGTCGGTGTTCTGA
- a CDS encoding UBP-type zinc finger domain-containing protein has translation MSECTHVPELPRPGPSALSATCLECLAAGSHPVQLRKCLVCGHVGCCDSSPYRHATRHFEETGHPVMRTLEPGESWRWCFADQQLV, from the coding sequence ATGAGCGAGTGCACGCATGTTCCCGAACTGCCGCGCCCCGGACCGTCCGCGCTGAGCGCCACCTGCCTGGAGTGCCTGGCCGCCGGCAGCCATCCCGTACAGCTGCGGAAGTGCCTGGTCTGCGGCCATGTCGGCTGCTGCGATTCGTCGCCGTACCGGCACGCCACCCGGCACTTCGAGGAGACCGGTCACCCCGTGATGCGGACGCTCGAACCGGGCGAGTCCTGGCGCTGGTGCTTCGCCGACCAGCAGTTGGTGTGA
- a CDS encoding 1-aminocyclopropane-1-carboxylate deaminase/D-cysteine desulfhydrase, which produces MGAVTSTAPGPLPDPHALRPCLPSPLQEIEDEPFARRGVRLLLKRDDLIHPDLAGNKWRKLAPNLQAAAAAGDRALLTFGGAYSNHLRATAAAGRLLGFATIGVVRGDELAGAPLNWSLARCAADGMRLHFLDRARYRRSDDPDVLAALHDRFGAFRVIPEGGSNPLAAQGCTELGRELQGAADTVAVACGTGGTLAGLAAGLAPGQRALGIPVLKGGDPHFLQETVGELQRAAFGGPRGDWRLDGRFHCGGYARRTPELDAFADAFEDRHQLPLERIYVAKLLYGLTTLAGEGAFSPGSTVAAVITGTP; this is translated from the coding sequence ATGGGCGCTGTGACCAGCACCGCCCCCGGCCCGCTGCCGGATCCGCACGCCCTGCGCCCGTGCCTGCCCTCCCCCCTCCAGGAGATCGAGGACGAGCCGTTCGCGCGCCGCGGCGTACGGCTGCTGCTCAAGCGGGACGATCTGATCCACCCGGATCTGGCGGGCAACAAATGGCGCAAGCTGGCGCCGAACCTGCAGGCCGCGGCCGCCGCCGGTGACCGCGCGCTGCTGACCTTCGGCGGCGCGTACTCCAACCATCTGCGGGCCACCGCCGCGGCGGGCCGGCTGCTCGGCTTCGCCACCATCGGCGTGGTCCGTGGCGACGAGCTCGCCGGCGCCCCGCTCAATTGGTCACTGGCCCGCTGCGCCGCCGACGGTATGCGGCTGCACTTCCTCGACCGGGCCCGCTACCGCCGCTCCGATGACCCGGATGTGCTCGCCGCTCTGCACGACCGCTTCGGCGCGTTCCGCGTCATACCCGAGGGCGGCAGCAACCCCCTTGCCGCACAAGGCTGTACGGAGCTGGGCCGGGAGCTGCAGGGCGCCGCCGACACCGTCGCGGTGGCCTGCGGAACGGGCGGCACCCTGGCCGGGCTCGCCGCGGGGCTGGCGCCGGGGCAGCGCGCCCTGGGGATCCCCGTACTCAAGGGCGGCGACCCGCACTTCCTCCAGGAGACGGTCGGGGAACTGCAGCGCGCGGCGTTCGGCGGACCGCGCGGCGACTGGCGGCTGGACGGCCGCTTCCACTGCGGCGGCTACGCCCGCCGCACCCCGGAACTGGACGCGTTCGCGGACGCCTTCGAGGACCGGCACCAACTGCCCCTGGAGCGGATCTACGTCGCCAAGCTGCTGTACGGGCTGACGACACTGGCCGGGGAGGGCGCCTTCTCCCCCGGCAGCACGGTGGCCGCAGTGATCACCGGCACGCCCTGA
- a CDS encoding anti-sigma factor — protein sequence MSQIAGEPGTQDFVEVRLPAAGAYLSVLRTATAGLAARLDFTLDEIEDLRIAVDEACAILLQQAVPGSVLSCVFRLIDDALQVTVSAPTTDGRAPERDTFAWTVLSALAGKVDSTVAEDRTVTISLYKERGAGPGPS from the coding sequence GTGTCCCAGATCGCAGGCGAGCCCGGGACTCAGGACTTCGTGGAAGTCCGTCTGCCCGCTGCGGGTGCCTACCTGTCCGTGCTGCGTACGGCCACGGCCGGACTCGCAGCCCGCTTGGACTTCACCCTCGACGAGATCGAGGATCTGCGCATCGCGGTCGACGAGGCGTGCGCGATCCTGCTGCAACAGGCCGTCCCCGGCAGTGTGCTGAGCTGCGTCTTCCGCCTCATCGACGACGCACTGCAGGTGACCGTGTCGGCCCCGACAACCGACGGCCGCGCCCCCGAGCGCGACACGTTCGCCTGGACGGTGCTCTCCGCACTGGCCGGCAAGGTCGATTCCACGGTCGCCGAGGACCGCACGGTCACCATCAGTCTGTACAAGGAGCGCGGCGCCGGTCCCGGACCGTCATGA